From the genome of Vicia villosa cultivar HV-30 ecotype Madison, WI linkage group LG2, Vvil1.0, whole genome shotgun sequence, one region includes:
- the LOC131646992 gene encoding putative glucuronosyltransferase PGSIP8, producing MAPNANALKWLLLLSIGLFHFSLTPSVEAASSLPSTTQKSFKNAYATMMYVGTPRDYEFYIAVRVLVQSLSKLNVEADLVVIASLDVPLPWIRALEEEDGAKVVRVSNLDNPYKHQDNFDKRFKLSLNKLYAWSLVDYDRVVMLDADNLFLQKTDELFQCGQFCAVFINPCVFHTGLFVLQPSMSVFKDMVNELQNGRDNPDGADQGFIASYFPDLLDKPLFHPPSNGTKLEGTYRLPLGYQMDASYYYLKLRWSIPCGPNSVITFPGAPWLKPWYWWSWPVLPLGIQWHEQRRQTIGYPSEMVVILIQSAIYIGIILMKRLARPSLSKLCFRRSDKSINLAHNSLKLVALWCILAAYVTPYFIIPHTIHPLLGWILYFLGSFTFCSIAIDVFLLPMLPVLVPWLAILGVLLVMAFPWYPDGIVRAMSVFLYAFCCAPFLWTSLVRIVAGLQLSLRREAFLPRFAECYPHSWFNKLF from the exons ATGGCTCCTAATGCAAATGCTCTGAAATGGTTGCTTCTGTTATCAATCGGTTTGTTTCATTTCTCGTTAACACCTTCCGTCGAAGCGGCTTCGTCTTTACCATCTACCACACAGAAGAGTTTCAAGAATGCATATGCGACGATGATGTATGTAGGAACACCGAGGGATTACGAATTCTATATTGCCGTTCGCGTGCTTGTTCAGTCGCTTTCCAAGCTTAATGTTGAAGCCGATCTCGTTGTTATTGCTTCTCTCGATGTTCCTCTTCCATGGATTCGAGCTCT GGAAGAAGAAGATGGTGCTAAAGTCGTGAGGGTGTCAAACTTGGACAATCCCTACAAGCATCAGGATAATTTTGACAAGAGATTTAAGTTATCACTTAATAAACTCTATGCCTGGAGCTTAGTGGACTATGACAGGGTAGTTATGCTAGATGCTGACAACCTTTTCCTTCAAAAGACTGATGAACTGTTTCAATGTGGACAGTTCTGTGCTGTTTTTATCAATCCTTGTGTCTTCCATACCGGTCTCTTCGTCTTGCAG CCATCAATGTCTGTATTCAAAGACATGGTTAATGAACTACAAAATGGGAGAGATAATCCAGATGGTGCAGACCAAGGTTTTATAGCTAGCTACTTCCCTGATTTGCTTGATAAGCCACTGTTTCACCCCCCTTCAAATGGCACCAAGCTTGAGGGAACATATAGGCTTCCTTTAGGTTATCAGATGGATGCTTCTTACTACT ATCTTAAACTTCGATGGAGCATACCTTGTGGCCCAAATAGTGTGATCACATTCCCAGGGGCACCATGGTTGAAACCATGGTATTGGTGGTCCTGGCCTGTCCTGCCACTAGGCATCCAGTGGCATGAACAACGTCGCCAAACTATAGG GTATCCTTCGGAAATGGTTGTGATACTTATCCAATCTGCAATATATATAGGAATAATACTAATGAAGCGTTTGGCTAGGCCAAGTCTCTCAAAGTTATGTTTTAGGCGTTCTGATAAGAGCATCAACCTGGCACACAACAGTCTCAAATTAGTAGCACTGTGGTGCATACTTGCTGCTTACGTAACACCCTATTTTATCATTCCTCACACGATTCACCCTCTACTTGGTTGGATCCTGTATTTCCTTGGTTCCTTTACATTTTGCTCAATTGCAATTGATGTCTTTCTGCTACCAATGTTGCCAGTTTTGGTACCTTGGCTTGCGATTCTTGGTGTTTTACTGGTTATGGCATTTCCTTGGTATCCTGATGGAATAGTAAGAGCTATGTCTGTGTTTCTCTATGCATTCTGTTGTGCTCCATTTTTGTGGACATCTTTGGTGAGGATTGTGGCAGGTCTTCAACTATCTCTACGAAGGGAAGCTTTTCTGCCAAGATTTGCAGAATGTTATCCACATTCTTGGTTTAACAAGTTATTTTGA